The DNA segment AGGTATTTACTACCGTGCTTCCGGTATGGAATTAAACGGTAAAGTTGTCTCCCTGTTCTCCGGTCAAGGTTCTCAATACCTGGAAATGGGACGGGAACTGGTGATGAACTTCCCCACCTTGCGCCGTCTGTTCGGTTACATGGATGGGTTGTTACTCAAAAATAACCTCCGCCCCCTATCTGAGATTGTTTTCCCCAATCCTGTGTTTGATGAAGCCCAGAAAAATGCTCAAGTTGCTGCACTGCAACGCACAGAATACGCACAGCCAGCAATTGGGGCATTTAGCGCCGGGTTGTATTCTATCCTCAAGCAAGCTGGGTTTAAGTCTGACTTTGTAGCCGGACACAGCTTCGGGGAAATCACCGCTTTGTGGGCTGCGGGTGTGTTGAGTGACGCAGATTATATGTACCTAGTGAAAGCTAGGGGTCAAGCAATGGCTGCGCCAGAAGACCCAGACCATGATGCAGGGACAATGCTGGCGGTGAAGGAAGACCTCAACAAAATTGAACCAATCCTCAAGCAGTTCCCTCAAGTTAGCATTGCTAATTACAATTCTCCCACCCAGATTGTCTTGGCAGGGCCGACAGGCGAAATCGCAAAAGTCCGTCAAGCTCTACAAGCCCAAGGTTACGCGGCTGTACCCTTACCAGTCTCCGCCGCCTTCCACACCTCACTGATTGCTTTCGCCCAAAAATCCTTTGCGATCGCCACAAAATCAGTCCAATTCAACGAGCCAAAAATCCCTGTATTCACCAACGTTACAGGTAAGCCTTATCCCAAAGACCCCCAAGCGATTCAAAAAATCCTGGAAACCCACCTGGCTAACTCGGTGTTGTTCAAGCAGGAAATTGAAAATATCTACGCTGCTGGCGGTCATTGCTTCGTAGAGTTTGGGCCGAAGCGGATTCTCACCAACTTGGTGAAAGATATCCTTGGCGATCGCCCCCACATCACCGTCTCCTTGAACCCCAGCACCCAGAAGAACAGCGATCGCTCTTTGCGGGAAGCAGCCGTACAAATGCGTGTGATTGGGATGCAGTTGCACAACCTCGACCCATACCAAGCACCACCTGCACTACCCCCAGCCGAGACAAAGAAAGGTCTGAATGTCACCTTACGGGGTATCAACTACAGGTCAGAAAAAACCAAAAAGGCATGGGAAGACGCAATGAACGATGGGTTCAAAGTCTCCCTACCCTCTGCACCTACTGTCACAGTTCCCCCTGTCATCTCTGAACCTGTAACACCAGTCAAAGAGACTAACGGTAACGGACATGGCAAAATCGCCGAACTACCCAAGATTTTAAATAACTCTACTAGTATTACCCCTGCCAAACCTGAAATGAATTCTGCGATCGTTTCACCCAAACTAGTCGAAGAAAAGAAGATGCAAACACCAGAAAAACTGGACAACTACAAGCGAGTGCTAGAAAGCTTAGAGTACCTGACAACTCAGTTCCAAAAAAACCAAACTGAGAACCTCCAAGTTCACGGTACTTACCTCAACCATCAGATGGAATATACCAAAGCGTTCTTCCAACTGATGCAGCAACAAAACGCCTTGTTTGCAAACGCCAAATCTTCCCAAGAAGCTGCACAGCTAAAACTAGTGGTGATGGAAAGCTTGGATCGCAGCATGATGCAGTTTCACTCCCAACAAGGTGAAACCCTCCGCATCCATGAGAAATACCTCCAAGAACAGGTGGCTTATGCTAGAAACTTTTTTGAACTGATTCAACAACAATATTCAATGGTGTTGTCTGGTCAAGTGAATACGCCAGTCATTGAGACACCAGTCAAGGAAACTCCTGCTTTCACCATTGAAGCACCCGTAACTCCCACAGCAAAAATCGTTGAGCCTCAACCTGAGTCTGTGGTCAAAAATGGCTTCAACATTGTTGATGCACCAGTTACCCTCGCACCCACAGCTTGGCAAATTCAGTCTGAACCTGTAGTTGCAGCAACCGCTTCTGTCGTCTCTACCATTGAGCCTGAGCCAGTAATTGAAGCACCCGTAGCTGCACCCGTAGTCAACCAAGTTGTAGAATTTACTTCCGCACCTGCACCTGTAGCCGCACCAGCCATTGATGTTGCTGACTTGGATAAGAACCTCCTAGCAATTATCAGTGATAAGACTGGTTATCCAGTAGAGATGCTGGAACTGGAAATGGACATGGAGGCAGATTTAGGGATTGACTCCATCAAGCGGGTAGAAATCTTAGGGGGATTACAAGAAGTGTATCCCGACCTACCCAAGCCCAACTTAGAAGAACTGGCAGAAAAACGCACCATCGGGCAGATTGTTGATTATCTCAAAGCTAACACCGCTATTAGCCAATCTGTAGGCATAGCAATTCAGCAAGCGCAACAAGCAGCCGAGATACCAGCACCAGTAGTTACTGCAAGTATAGCTGCACCGGAACCTGTAGTTGCTCCTACACCCATTGCACCTGAGCCAGTCGCTATTCCTGCAACACCAGAGCCGGAAGCAGTCGCAGACACCACCGACTACGCAGACTTAGCGCAAACCCTACTCAACATTACTAGCGATAAGACTGGCTACCCAGTGGAAATGCTAGAACTCGATATGGACATGGAAGCAGACCTGGGGATTGACTCCATCAAACGGGTAGAAATCCTGGGAGCAATGCAAGAAACTTACCCCAACCTACCCAAGCCCAACATTGAGGAATTAGGCGACCTCCGCACCATTCGGCAAATTGTTGACTACCTCCAGAAGCTGGCGGGAGGTGAAAAAAAAAGTCTCAGTCTGAGCGGGACTGGCAGCCAGTCAGTATAATCGGGAACGTCCCACGCCGTCCAGCCAAACTCAAATACCTGCCAACACCGGATAGCTTGGACTTTTCTTTACCAGAGGGACACATCTGTTTAATTACCGATGATGGTTCCCTCACCACCTCCCAAGTAGCGCAATCTCTGACAGAGCGTGGTTGGAAAGTTGTAGTCTTAAGCTTCCCCCAATCCCTGGTTCCCCAGCAATCGCCCTTACCCGCCAATGTGAACCGTGTCACCCTCGCAGATATGAGTGAAGAACTACTCCAACACAAATTATCAGCGATCGCCTCAAACTACGGCAAGATTGGCGCTTTCATCCACATCCACCCGGTGTTCCAAAATTTGGGGATTTATATATCACAAGAAAAGTCAATTGTCAAGCACGTCTTCTTTATGGCGAAACACTTGAAGAAATCCCTGACGGAAGCCGGACGTTATGAGCGTAGTTGTTTTGTGGCAGTGACTCAATTGGATGGAGCCTTTGGCTTAGAGCATAACACCAATTTTGGGGCGATCGCTGGCGGTTTGTTTGGACTAGTGAAAACTCTCAGATGGGAATGGCCAAATGTCTTCACCAGAGGGATTGACTTAAGCCCCGCGTTGAACCCTCAGCAGTCAGCACAGTTTATTCTCGACGAACTACACGACTCCAACCTTTATATCCCTGAAGTCGCTTACGGTTCCCAAGGACGCGTCACCCTCATCAGTTAATTACTCCGCGTTCCTCAGCGCTTACCTCCGCGTTCCTCTGCGTTGAAAAATATACTTTTTTACCTCACGCAGAGGAGCAGAGAGATAAATGAGATACTTTTACAACTCAATTATATGACTACACTCACTCAAGTTCGTCCTGCTTCGGTTTTTGTTGTAAGTGGTGGTGCGAAGGGCATTACGGCGCAGTGTGTGATTGAATTGGCGCAGCACCAGCCTTGTCGTTTTATTCTCCTTGGTCGGTCGGAAGTTATTGAAAATGAGCCGGATTTTGCTCGTGATTGTGTTGAGGAGTCGGTTTTAAAAAAGGCGATTATGCAGCATTTGTTGGCGCAAGGGGAAAAGCCTACGCCAATGAGTGTGCAGAAGGTTTATCACAAGATTGTTTCTAGTCGAGAAATTAAGGCGACTTTGGAGGCGATCGCGGCGACGGGGTCACAGGTAGAATATATTGATGTTGATGTGACTAATGTGGCTGAGTTACGGCAGAAGTTAGCGGATGTGGGGAAAATTACGGGTATTATCCACGGTGCGGGTAATTTGGCGGATAAGTTGATTGAGAAGAAGACAGACCAGGATTTTGAGAAGGTTTATACGGCGAAGGTGCAAGGGTTAGAAAATCTGCTGTCTTGTGTGGATGCTAATCAGTTAGAACATTTGGTGTTGTTTTCTTCAGTGGCTGGTTTTTATGGGAATATGGGGCAATCGGATTATGCGATCGCTAATGAAATTCTCAATAAGTCTGCCCATTTAATTAAGCAAAACTATCCCCAGTGTCACGTTGTGGCTATCAATTGGGGCGGTTGGGATAGTGGGATGGTGACACCAGAACTGAAAAAAGCCTTTGCAGAACGGGGAATTGATATTATCCCTGTGGATGTGGGAACAAAGATGCTGGTGAATGAATTACATCCTAGTCACCATGATTCTACACAAGTGGTCATTGGTAGCCCCATTATTCCTGCGCCGGGAAACATTGACCCCCAGTTACGCAGCTATCGCATCCGTCGCCGCATGACTGTAGAGGCTAATCCCTTTCTCCTAGACCATGTGATTGCTGGTACTCCAGTATTACCCGCTACCTGTGGGATGTCTTGGATGATTAATGCTTGTGAGGAGTGTTATCCCGGTTACAGGTATTTCCGTTGTCAAGATTTTAAAATTTTGAAGGGTATTACTTTCAATGACAAGGTAGCTAGCGAACATATTTTAGAAATACAAGAAGTTGCTAAACATGGTTCTGAATCCATCGAATTTAAGACCAAGGTACTTAGCAAGACACCTGAAGGGAAAATTCATTATCATTTCAGCGCTCACATCACCATAGTGCGAGAGTTACCAGCAGCGCCAGTGTATGAATCTCTCGATATGACTGAAGATCATACCATTGGAGCGATCGGTAAAGATTTTTATCAAAAGGGCGGTTTATCCCTATTTCATGGCATCTCTTTCCAACAAATCACCAGAGTTTTAAATATCAATTCCCAGAAAATTACCGTTGAATGTTGTTGGGCAGAAATTCCCCTAGAAACTCAAGGACAATTCCCCGTCAAATGGCACAATCCTTACGCCACAGATTTGAGTACACAACCCCTATGGCTATGGTTGAGTCATGTACATCAAGAAGTATGCTTACCAGGACAAATCACCAAATCAGAACAGTTTCGAGCCATCCCTCGCAACAAACCATTTTATGTTTCTTGCGAAATTGAACACAAAACACCATCTGGTGTCACAGCCGATATCATCCTCCATGACCGAGAAGGAAAAATCTACTTCCGTATTTACCAAGCAAAAGCCATCATTGCACCGATGAATTTACACTAACCAAAGCCAGAGGTGTAGGAAGCAGGGGATGAATTTGATGCGCTAAAATTATCAAATTCTTAATCCTCTCTGCGCCTCTGCGTGATAAAAATCATCAACCCTTACACACTCCCCAATTCTTAAAATAAAACCCTCAAAACATCCTAAATGATTTAGGATTGCTATAGTAGGCCGAAACGAAATCAGCCGCATATCTTTGCTTGTCTGTAAAGTACCGTAAATCCTATAAGACTGCGATTTGATTTTTGCCAAAACTGCCCAGAATCCAAACAGGTTTCTTTCTTACTTCCTACTATTTGTATGAGTAAGTATAGCTACGCCAAACTGCGCGGACAAAAATCAAAGCAGGTTATTCTATTAAGTTTGGGGAATAGCTTCATTAGGGGTCTTAAAGATATAAGGGTGTAGAGGAAGCGTCTTTTTTCTCTACACCCCTATACCCCTACACCCCTACACCCACCCCAACGGGGCTTAGTAAATCCAAGAATTCGTAATTCGTTATACCCTAACGAGGATATCAGTAGTGGAAAAAATCGCCATCATTGGCTTATCATGCCTCTTTCCTGATGCTAACAATCCTGAGCAATTTTGGCAGAATCTCACCGAGCAGAAAGATTCGACATCATCTGTAACTGTTGACCAAATGGGTGTAGATCCCACAATATTTTACGACCCAGTAAAAGGCAAGCCGGAAAAATTTTATTTTCTCAAAGGTGGATTTATTCAAAACTTCCAATTTGATGCTAGTGAATACAATCTGCCATCAGAATATGTGGAAAGCTTGGATAATACCTTCAAATGGTCGCTATATGCGGCTAAACAAGCAATAAAACATAGTGGTTATTGGGGAAATCAAGATGTCCTCTCTAAATGTGGAGTCATTTTAGGTACTCTCTCTTTCCCAACTAAGCTTTCTACTCAACTGGTTACACCTATTTATCGACAAACTATAGAGCCTGCTGTTGCCGAACTTTTACAAAATCAAGATTTCCATCTGGCTGCTTTACCCACAGCAACTAAACCATCTCTACATAATGCGATGATATCTGGTTTACCAGCCGCATTAGTTGCTCAGGCTTTTTCTCTATCAGGTACTCATTTCTGTATCGATGCGGCTTGTTCTTCTGCTTTTTATACTATCAAGTTGGCATCTCACTATCTGTGGACAGGTAAGGCTGATGTGATGTTAGCTGGTGCTATTAGTTGCTCAGACCCTCTATTTTTGCGGATGTTGTTCTCTGGGATTCAAGGCTATCCAGAAAATGGCATTAGTTCTCCTTTAGATAAATCATCCAGGGGCTTAGTTACATCCGAAGGCATTGGTATGGTAATGCTGAAACGGTATAGCGATGCTGTGAGAGATGGGGATAAAATTTTGGCTACAGTTTGCGGTAATGGGCTTTCTAATGATGGGAAAGGTAAGCATTTGCTCAGTCCCAACACCAAAGGACAAGTTACAGCCTTTGAGAGAGCCTATAAAGAAGCCCAACTTGACCCTAAAGCTATAGATTATATGGAGTGTCACGCTACCGGCACTTTGTTAGGAGATACGACGGAATTTAATTCCATCGAAACCTTTTTTGGCGCACATGAAGCCGCACCATTAATAGGTTCAACCAAAGCTAATGTGGGTCACTTGTTAGTTGCGGCGGGGATGGTGAGTTTGACGAAGGCCATTTACAGCATGAATTATGGTGTGATTCCACCCACGATTAATGTCAATGACCCCATAGCTACTGATAACAATGTCATTTCTCCCCAAAACATTGTTCGGACTCCCACAGCCTGGCCTAACAATACCGGAACTAAACACGCGGCTTTAAGTGCTTTCGGTTTTGGTGGTACAAACTCCCATCTAATTTTGGAAAAAACAACAGATTTGTAGCCATCTGAGGGAACACCAAAAAATAGGCATTGCTAATGAGTTTAGAGGGTGCGTCAGTATGAATAATTTCTGGGTATGTTTAAGTCTTATTGCACTGACGCACCCTACATCTTCTTAAACTCTTTGCGTCTTTGCGCCTACCCTTCGGGAACGCCAAGGGCGAATGCGTGAGACAAAAATCATCCCACCAATCAACAACGCCATTAATTCTCCATTCAACCTTGACAGGCTAATAGTAAAGTCATGTTTGCAGCAGAAAATAACAACACAGCAAAAATCGCCATTGTAGGTATGGATGCCTTCTTTGGTGAGTGCAATGGCTTAGACGCTTTTGAACGCAGTATTTATGATGGTAAGCAGCATTTCATTACCCTACCGCCGAAAAGATGGTATGGCATTGACGAGCAGAAAGACTTACTCCAAGAGTATGGTTTAACTGATGCTAAAGCCCCTGTAGGTGCTTATATCAAAGATTTTGACTTAGATACTCTCGCTTATAAGATTCCTCCCAACGAAGTCGAAAAACTCAACCCTCAACAATTGCTACTGTTGACAGTGGCCGATCGCGCCCTGAAAGATGCGAAAATTCCTGAAGGTGGCAATGTCGCTGTAATTATTGCGGCTGAAGCTGAATTGTCTGTACACAAGCTACAACAACGCTGGGATTCATCTTGGCAAGTTAAAGATGGTTTGAACGCGGCGGAAATTACCTTACCATCACCACAAGTTTCCCAACTGGAAAGTATCGTTAAAGACAGCGTTCACCATCAAGTGGAAATTGGTGAGTATTTAAGCTACATCACCAATATCATGGCTAGTCGGATTTCCTCTTTGTGGAATTTCACCGGCCCTTCTTTCACTCTCACGGCTGTAGAAAGTTCAGCTTTTAAGGCGGTGGAAGTTGCCCAAATGCTGTTGATGACTCAAGAAGTAGATGCAGTGGTTGTGGGTGCGGTAGATTTGGCTGGCGGCGTGGAAAACGTATTATTACGCAGTCAAGCAGCACCAATTAATACGGGGATAAATACTCTCAGCTATGACCAAAAAGCCAATGGTTGGACGGTGGGAGAAGGTGCGGGTGCAGTTGTTCTCAAGCGTCATCAGCAAGCGATAGAAAATGGCGATCGCATTTATGCTGTAATTGATGCTATTAGTATTGGACAATCCCATACAAAAGTAGATGGGGAAAGTGTTAATCAAGCCTGTCAGCAAGCCTTAAAGATGGCGGGTGTACCACCTGAGCAAGTCAAGTATGTGGAGGTTTGCGCCAGTGGGATTCCCCAGGAAGATGAGGCGGAAATCGCTGGTTTAGTTCAGGCTTATCCATCGGTGGGTGATGGCTTGCACTGTGCCATTGGCAGTGTCAAAGCGAACATTGGTCATACTTTTGTGGCTTCGGGAATTGCCAGTTTAATTAAAACTGCTTTGTGTCTGTATTACAGATATATTCCGGCTACGCCTAATTGGTCTGGTGTGAAGACTCCCCAAGTATTTGAGGGTAGTCCCTTCTATGTAGTCACCGAATCTAGACCTTGGTTTTTGAGCAAGAACGCCTCACGACGCATTGCGGCGATTAATGGTATGGGCTGTGATGGTAGTTATGCCCATGTCATCTTGTCGGAAGAAACCAATCAAGCTGAACGCCCGAATCAGTATTTGGAACAGATGCCCTTTTTGCTGTTCCCGGTGGCTGGTGATGACCGGACAAGCCTATTAGAGGCTTTAGATAAGCTGCAAAAGAGTATTGCGGAGAGTGCTGATTTTTCTCGTAGTGCAAGCCTAGCTTTTACTACTTTCCAGCAGCAATCTCAAGCTAACTACGCGGTATCAATTACGGGGCGGAACAAAAAAGAACTGCTCCGAGAAATCGAATCTGCACGGAAAGGCATTAACGCTGCTTTCGATAAAGGTACAGATTGGCAAACTCCTGTAGGTAGTTATTTCACAGCCCAACCCTTGGGAAAAAAGGGTGAAGTAGCTTACGTGTATCCGGCGGCGGTGAATTCCTATATAGGTATCGGGCGTAATCTTTTCCGCCTCTTCCCCAAACTCCACGATAATTCCTTCGTCAAAAGCCTCTACAAGCGGGCGGCGGATATTGAAAGATTGGTTTTCCCCAGAAGCTTGAATAAGTTATCGACTAGGCAGTTAGAACAGCTAGAGAAAAAACTCTTGAGTGATTCTTTAGCCATGTTTGAGGCGGAAATTTTCTGCACCAGATTGCTGACGACAATTATTCGGGATGATTTTCAAGTCCACCCCAAATATGTGTTTGGCTACAGCTTGGGTGAAACCAGTATGATGGTTGCTCAAGGGATTTGGAGCAACTTTTCGGAAGTTAGTAACTCTTTTAACTCATCAACTTTATTTGGTGATAGATTATCCGGGCCGAAAAATGCAGTGCGTGAGTATTGGGGATTACCAAAAGCTGCTGCGGCTTCAGGTGATAATTTATGGGGTAATTATGTATTGATGGCTAGTCCCCTCCAAGTGCGGGATGCTATCCGAAACGAACCCCGCGTATATCTGACGCAAATTAATACACCGGAAGAAGTATTAATTGCTGGCGACCCAGCCGCTTGTCAAAGGGTGATTAAAACTATTGGCTGTAATTCTTTCACAGCACCCTTTGATCATGTAATTCACTGTCAAGCCATGCGATCGGAGTATGATGAGTTTGTTGAATTAAACAGTTTACCAGTCCAAGATATTGCTGATATCACCTTCTACTCTGCGGCTGAGTATCAACCGATAAAGCTGGAGACTGGAATTGTTGCTAACAGTCTGGCGACTGGGTTGTCTCAAGAACTAGATTTTCCCAAGTTAGTCAACCGCATCTACGACGACGGGGCAAAAATCTTTATTGAGGCTGGCCCTGGTAGCGTTTGTTCTCGCTGGATTGACAAAATTTTAGAAGACAAAGAACACATCACAGTTTCCCTCAATCGTCGGGGAATCGATGACCATACTTCTTTTGTCAAAGCTTTAGCTAAACTTGTCAGTCATCGGGTGAATGTGGATTTGTCACCACTGTACAGCCCAGTTATTGAAACTAGCAACTTAAATAAAGTCATGCTACGGAACATAACCTTGGGTGGTGACTCCATCAGTGGCAAAATCTTGAGTCCAGAAAACCTCCAGCTATTTGCAGAAATTAGGGAGAAAAAGCAGCAGAATTTAGTAACACCTAGTAATACTTTAGGTATTAATTCAACGTATTTATCTCATCAAAAAAGTCTACCAAAGCCAAAACCGTTTTCCGCAGAAAATATCATTGAACACGGTTTAAAGCCAGAAGAACCATTAAAATCGTCTGAGTTAACTGCAACTCAACCAGCCACACCGCCAGATTTTCTCTCCAATACCACCACCGATATCGAATTTGCGACCATCATCAATATGTTGGATTTAAATAAGGCTCAGTATCAAAAACTGAATGCGAACAATTTGCAAATAACGCAAAATCACACAGCCTTCTTAAAAGCCAGACAAGATTTTAGTCAGCAAATGAGTGAAATTATTCAATTACAAATGGTTTGTGCCGAAGATTTATTGAATAACGA comes from the Nostoc sp. PCC 7120 = FACHB-418 genome and includes:
- a CDS encoding SDR family NAD(P)-dependent oxidoreductase, producing MTTLTQVRPASVFVVSGGAKGITAQCVIELAQHQPCRFILLGRSEVIENEPDFARDCVEESVLKKAIMQHLLAQGEKPTPMSVQKVYHKIVSSREIKATLEAIAATGSQVEYIDVDVTNVAELRQKLADVGKITGIIHGAGNLADKLIEKKTDQDFEKVYTAKVQGLENLLSCVDANQLEHLVLFSSVAGFYGNMGQSDYAIANEILNKSAHLIKQNYPQCHVVAINWGGWDSGMVTPELKKAFAERGIDIIPVDVGTKMLVNELHPSHHDSTQVVIGSPIIPAPGNIDPQLRSYRIRRRMTVEANPFLLDHVIAGTPVLPATCGMSWMINACEECYPGYRYFRCQDFKILKGITFNDKVASEHILEIQEVAKHGSESIEFKTKVLSKTPEGKIHYHFSAHITIVRELPAAPVYESLDMTEDHTIGAIGKDFYQKGGLSLFHGISFQQITRVLNINSQKITVECCWAEIPLETQGQFPVKWHNPYATDLSTQPLWLWLSHVHQEVCLPGQITKSEQFRAIPRNKPFYVSCEIEHKTPSGVTADIILHDREGKIYFRIYQAKAIIAPMNLH
- a CDS encoding polyketide synthase — encoded protein: MEKIAIIGLSCLFPDANNPEQFWQNLTEQKDSTSSVTVDQMGVDPTIFYDPVKGKPEKFYFLKGGFIQNFQFDASEYNLPSEYVESLDNTFKWSLYAAKQAIKHSGYWGNQDVLSKCGVILGTLSFPTKLSTQLVTPIYRQTIEPAVAELLQNQDFHLAALPTATKPSLHNAMISGLPAALVAQAFSLSGTHFCIDAACSSAFYTIKLASHYLWTGKADVMLAGAISCSDPLFLRMLFSGIQGYPENGISSPLDKSSRGLVTSEGIGMVMLKRYSDAVRDGDKILATVCGNGLSNDGKGKHLLSPNTKGQVTAFERAYKEAQLDPKAIDYMECHATGTLLGDTTEFNSIETFFGAHEAAPLIGSTKANVGHLLVAAGMVSLTKAIYSMNYGVIPPTINVNDPIATDNNVISPQNIVRTPTAWPNNTGTKHAALSAFGFGGTNSHLILEKTTDL
- a CDS encoding polyketide synthase, with product MDFSLPEGHICLITDDGSLTTSQVAQSLTERGWKVVVLSFPQSLVPQQSPLPANVNRVTLADMSEELLQHKLSAIASNYGKIGAFIHIHPVFQNLGIYISQEKSIVKHVFFMAKHLKKSLTEAGRYERSCFVAVTQLDGAFGLEHNTNFGAIAGGLFGLVKTLRWEWPNVFTRGIDLSPALNPQQSAQFILDELHDSNLYIPEVAYGSQGRVTLIS
- a CDS encoding PfaB family protein, whose amino-acid sequence is MFAAENNNTAKIAIVGMDAFFGECNGLDAFERSIYDGKQHFITLPPKRWYGIDEQKDLLQEYGLTDAKAPVGAYIKDFDLDTLAYKIPPNEVEKLNPQQLLLLTVADRALKDAKIPEGGNVAVIIAAEAELSVHKLQQRWDSSWQVKDGLNAAEITLPSPQVSQLESIVKDSVHHQVEIGEYLSYITNIMASRISSLWNFTGPSFTLTAVESSAFKAVEVAQMLLMTQEVDAVVVGAVDLAGGVENVLLRSQAAPINTGINTLSYDQKANGWTVGEGAGAVVLKRHQQAIENGDRIYAVIDAISIGQSHTKVDGESVNQACQQALKMAGVPPEQVKYVEVCASGIPQEDEAEIAGLVQAYPSVGDGLHCAIGSVKANIGHTFVASGIASLIKTALCLYYRYIPATPNWSGVKTPQVFEGSPFYVVTESRPWFLSKNASRRIAAINGMGCDGSYAHVILSEETNQAERPNQYLEQMPFLLFPVAGDDRTSLLEALDKLQKSIAESADFSRSASLAFTTFQQQSQANYAVSITGRNKKELLREIESARKGINAAFDKGTDWQTPVGSYFTAQPLGKKGEVAYVYPAAVNSYIGIGRNLFRLFPKLHDNSFVKSLYKRAADIERLVFPRSLNKLSTRQLEQLEKKLLSDSLAMFEAEIFCTRLLTTIIRDDFQVHPKYVFGYSLGETSMMVAQGIWSNFSEVSNSFNSSTLFGDRLSGPKNAVREYWGLPKAAAASGDNLWGNYVLMASPLQVRDAIRNEPRVYLTQINTPEEVLIAGDPAACQRVIKTIGCNSFTAPFDHVIHCQAMRSEYDEFVELNSLPVQDIADITFYSAAEYQPIKLETGIVANSLATGLSQELDFPKLVNRIYDDGAKIFIEAGPGSVCSRWIDKILEDKEHITVSLNRRGIDDHTSFVKALAKLVSHRVNVDLSPLYSPVIETSNLNKVMLRNITLGGDSISGKILSPENLQLFAEIREKKQQNLVTPSNTLGINSTYLSHQKSLPKPKPFSAENIIEHGLKPEEPLKSSELTATQPATPPDFLSNTTTDIEFATIINMLDLNKAQYQKLNANNLQITQNHTAFLKARQDFSQQMSEIIQLQMVCAEDLLNNDGN
- a CDS encoding type I polyketide synthase, whose translation is MSANPIDTALAELEAQINNCEKALLRCIEEKKMKSEKPMSINKINRQLQHNPIAIIGMASLLPEARNLREYWQNIVNKIDCITDVPATHWSVEDYYDPNPRTTEDKTYCKRGGFIPEVDFNPMEFGIPPSILEVTDVSQLLSLVVAKEAMEDAGYGESREFNRDLVGVILGVAMAKQLGMPLSARLEYPIWEKVLKNSGLSDEDTKKIVDKIKSAYVKWDENAFPGMLANVVAGRIANRLNFGGMNCVVDAACASSFGALKMAISELVEHRADMMLTGGVDTDNTIMAYISFSKTPAVSPSDNVKPFDAKSDGMMLGEGICMLVLKRLEDAERDGDRIYATIKGIGTSSDGRYKSIYAPRKEGQVNALRRAYEDAGFSPATVGLMEAHGTGTMAGDPTEFGSLRDYFGEHDKKKQHIALGSVKSQIGHTKAAAGAASLIKTALALHHKVLPATINITEPNPKLNITESAFYLNTETRPWIRPEGEAPRRAGVSSFGFGGTNYHVVLEEHEAEQNRPYRLHNSASEILLFAANPAELLKQCEEVLGKLQSAGGNKHYSQLVQDCQSVEIPQNAARLGFVAENMQEACKFMQTSIDWLKHKAGAANWEHPQGIYYRASGMELNGKVVSLFSGQGSQYLEMGRELVMNFPTLRRLFGYMDGLLLKNNLRPLSEIVFPNPVFDEAQKNAQVAALQRTEYAQPAIGAFSAGLYSILKQAGFKSDFVAGHSFGEITALWAAGVLSDADYMYLVKARGQAMAAPEDPDHDAGTMLAVKEDLNKIEPILKQFPQVSIANYNSPTQIVLAGPTGEIAKVRQALQAQGYAAVPLPVSAAFHTSLIAFAQKSFAIATKSVQFNEPKIPVFTNVTGKPYPKDPQAIQKILETHLANSVLFKQEIENIYAAGGHCFVEFGPKRILTNLVKDILGDRPHITVSLNPSTQKNSDRSLREAAVQMRVIGMQLHNLDPYQAPPALPPAETKKGLNVTLRGINYRSEKTKKAWEDAMNDGFKVSLPSAPTVTVPPVISEPVTPVKETNGNGHGKIAELPKILNNSTSITPAKPEMNSAIVSPKLVEEKKMQTPEKLDNYKRVLESLEYLTTQFQKNQTENLQVHGTYLNHQMEYTKAFFQLMQQQNALFANAKSSQEAAQLKLVVMESLDRSMMQFHSQQGETLRIHEKYLQEQVAYARNFFELIQQQYSMVLSGQVNTPVIETPVKETPAFTIEAPVTPTAKIVEPQPESVVKNGFNIVDAPVTLAPTAWQIQSEPVVAATASVVSTIEPEPVIEAPVAAPVVNQVVEFTSAPAPVAAPAIDVADLDKNLLAIISDKTGYPVEMLELEMDMEADLGIDSIKRVEILGGLQEVYPDLPKPNLEELAEKRTIGQIVDYLKANTAISQSVGIAIQQAQQAAEIPAPVVTASIAAPEPVVAPTPIAPEPVAIPATPEPEAVADTTDYADLAQTLLNITSDKTGYPVEMLELDMDMEADLGIDSIKRVEILGAMQETYPNLPKPNIEELGDLRTIRQIVDYLQKLAGGEKKSLSLSGTGSQSV